A window from Hymenobacter volaticus encodes these proteins:
- a CDS encoding DUF72 domain-containing protein: MPIWHVGCSGYHYRHWKGVFYPEKLPQRLWFEYYSQHFRTLELNVTFYRFPQLSFLENWYQISPADFKFSVKAPRLITHYKQFNDTAQLLADFYGTVQEGLVEKLGPVLFQLPPRMAYSDERLQRILDSLDPAFRNVLEFRHPSWWEGHVYQELARRGVAFCGQSHPQLPDEVVANANVLYYRFHGLPELYKSPYSEDYLRQVVTQIEGAQQVQEAYLYFNNDIDASAIGNARQMQELVRPG; encoded by the coding sequence ATGCCCATTTGGCACGTTGGCTGTTCTGGCTATCATTACCGCCATTGGAAAGGCGTTTTCTATCCTGAAAAACTGCCGCAGCGCCTGTGGTTCGAGTATTACAGCCAGCATTTCCGCACGCTAGAGCTGAACGTGACGTTTTACCGCTTTCCGCAGTTATCGTTTCTGGAAAACTGGTACCAAATCAGCCCCGCCGATTTCAAGTTTTCGGTGAAAGCGCCGCGCCTAATCACCCACTACAAACAGTTTAACGACACAGCCCAACTGCTCGCCGATTTCTACGGCACGGTGCAAGAAGGCTTAGTTGAAAAGCTAGGCCCCGTACTGTTTCAGTTGCCGCCGCGCATGGCGTATTCCGACGAGCGGTTGCAACGCATTCTCGATAGTCTCGATCCGGCATTTCGCAACGTGCTGGAGTTTCGGCACCCAAGCTGGTGGGAAGGGCACGTGTACCAAGAACTGGCCCGGCGCGGGGTGGCTTTTTGCGGCCAAAGTCATCCGCAACTGCCCGATGAAGTGGTAGCCAATGCCAACGTGCTTTACTACCGTTTTCACGGGTTGCCCGAGCTCTACAAGTCGCCCTACAGTGAGGACTATTTGCGGCAGGTAGTCACGCAGATCGAAGGAGCCCAACAGGTGCAAGAAGCGTATCTCTACTTCAACAACGACATCGATGCCTCCGCTATCGGCAATGCCCGGCAGATGCAGGAGTTGGTAAGACCTGGATAA
- a CDS encoding GreA/GreB family elongation factor, whose amino-acid sequence MSRAFTKEDDSLEAPIIPPRPALPPGTPNYVTPQGLEQLRAELATLEAQRTQVEANRENEADRTRQLTVLNAQLGALNQRIATAKLVDPTTQPTDEVRFGATVTLHTHSGGKPGQERRFTIVGVDEASVADGKVAFIAPIARAVVGIHLGKTVTLRLGPKEEVVEVTSIAY is encoded by the coding sequence ATGAGCCGAGCATTCACCAAAGAAGACGATTCGTTAGAAGCCCCCATTATTCCGCCCCGGCCCGCCTTGCCACCGGGCACTCCCAACTACGTAACGCCGCAAGGCCTAGAGCAGCTACGCGCGGAGCTGGCAACTCTAGAAGCCCAACGCACCCAAGTTGAAGCAAACCGCGAAAACGAAGCCGACCGTACCCGGCAGCTCACCGTCCTAAATGCTCAGCTTGGAGCACTCAACCAACGAATTGCTACGGCTAAGCTAGTAGACCCCACCACGCAGCCTACCGACGAAGTTCGATTTGGCGCCACAGTTACATTGCATACGCATAGCGGTGGCAAACCCGGCCAAGAGCGACGCTTCACCATTGTAGGCGTTGACGAAGCATCGGTGGCGGATGGCAAAGTAGCCTTTATAGCACCCATAGCGCGGGCCGTAGTTGGAATCCACTTAGGAAAGACTGTTACGTTGCGCCTAGGGCCCAAAGAAGAGGTAGTAGAAGTTACCTCTATAGCGTATTAG
- a CDS encoding D-2-hydroxyacid dehydrogenase, whose amino-acid sequence MHLFVYTTLNDDARRLLLTQLPADTDTTFRQDVEEDKQAAAFKQADVLLGNPPVEWFTATSPQALRFWQIDSAGIDRYKQVQTQAQVANVGDYFAWPCAETMVAGILGWYRHIPELAVLQSEKDWVGAPIRERLGLLRGKRVVVLGSGAIGQAVAKQLTGFDCAVQFLARTDSQAQLHTKDDLLAVLPHTDVVVNCLPGSADNFFSAELIQAMCPSSLYASVGRGNTTDESALIAALQAGRIAGAVLDVTNQEPLPLDNPLWELPNVLLTQHSGGGQPNEDEGKVEIFIRNLRRFEQGETLENLVDLSRGY is encoded by the coding sequence ATGCACTTATTCGTTTATACCACGCTCAACGACGACGCCCGCCGCTTGCTGCTTACGCAACTGCCAGCCGATACCGACACAACCTTTCGCCAGGACGTAGAGGAAGACAAGCAGGCAGCTGCTTTCAAGCAAGCCGACGTACTGCTCGGCAACCCACCCGTTGAATGGTTTACTGCCACCTCTCCACAGGCACTCCGCTTCTGGCAGATAGATTCAGCTGGTATTGATAGGTATAAACAGGTGCAGACGCAGGCCCAAGTAGCCAACGTAGGCGATTATTTTGCGTGGCCTTGCGCCGAGACGATGGTAGCAGGCATTTTGGGCTGGTATCGGCACATACCAGAACTGGCCGTGCTGCAATCAGAAAAAGATTGGGTGGGTGCGCCAATCCGCGAGCGGTTAGGACTGTTGCGCGGAAAGCGCGTCGTTGTTTTGGGCAGTGGCGCCATTGGCCAGGCAGTAGCCAAGCAACTGACCGGCTTTGATTGCGCCGTGCAGTTTTTGGCCCGCACCGATTCACAGGCGCAGTTGCACACCAAGGACGATCTGCTGGCTGTTTTACCGCACACTGACGTTGTAGTGAATTGCCTGCCCGGCAGCGCCGATAATTTTTTCTCAGCAGAGCTGATACAGGCTATGTGCCCGAGCAGCCTCTACGCCAGCGTCGGGCGCGGCAATACCACCGACGAGTCGGCTTTGATAGCCGCATTGCAAGCCGGCCGTATTGCCGGAGCGGTTCTCGATGTTACCAATCAGGAGCCGTTGCCCCTCGACAATCCGCTTTGGGAGCTACCCAACGTACTGCTTACACAACACAGTGGCGGTGGCCAACCTAACGAAGACGAGGGTAAAGTGGAAATTTTTATACGCAATCTGCGCCGCTTTGAGCAAGGCGAGACGCTGGAAAACCTTGTGGACTTAAGTAGGGGCTATTAG
- a CDS encoding glycine zipper domain-containing protein, with translation MKTFKIYVAMLSAVLMLGSTVASSEAAAQTTKKGWSKKGKGAAIGAGTGAVAGAVIAGKGDRATGAVVGGAAGAVGGALIGRKKDKKKDPVRYQQYSKKD, from the coding sequence ATGAAGACGTTCAAGATATATGTAGCGATGTTGTCGGCTGTGCTTATGCTCGGCAGTACAGTTGCCTCTTCTGAAGCCGCTGCACAAACCACCAAGAAAGGCTGGAGTAAGAAAGGAAAAGGGGCAGCTATTGGAGCCGGTACGGGTGCCGTGGCGGGAGCCGTTATTGCTGGTAAAGGCGACCGGGCAACCGGTGCCGTAGTAGGTGGCGCTGCCGGAGCAGTTGGGGGTGCCCTGATTGGCCGCAAAAAAGACAAGAAGAAGGACCCCGTGCGCTATCAGCAGTACTCCAAGAAAGACTAA
- a CDS encoding S9 family peptidase, with product MKQRLLVLALSVLSVASWAQVLPNQGPPKAIASLAEVTPTPRVSISPNGEWRLVLDVQEVVFSPDLLQTELRLGGLRINPRTNGQSRVSYATNLRLKQLPTGKELLVQGLPANARISEVTWSPDNTKIAFTHTTSNHIELWIVDVESASARMAPNIFLNGVFGSSYEWVSDSKTLLVRAIVGGRGEAPVAPAKSAAQPTTPASTQGQQGWVKNPTDELLFNYYALSQVVKLSIDGRMQPMGSPGIIQQASPSPNGQFVLIKTRHRPFSNMLPVSFFPLRVEVLNMEGLVVKELAELPIINTLPASPDAVPAGPRNHNWREDAPATLYWVEAQDGGNPQTASATRDKLLAMPAPFDSKPLEIAVLPLRFSNIYWGTDNLAIVQGQRWADHHQTTWTLDLATKTSLTVLFDRSTEDTYTDPGTPYVKHNELGRPVLATSPKGDIVYLFGNGASPEGDRPFVDELNVRTKKSVRWWRCEGNYYEVPVAILDPNKHQLVTRRESVTETPNYFLREARSGRLTPITTFANPNNGLSSIKKQVIRYKLKLSDSVELTANMYLPATYKKEDGPLPTLLEAYPVQQKVKGQVKGSPHMFSRLSWGSPVFWVTQGYAVLQGASMPMMREGMQEPDEAYTKQLVASAKAAIDEGQRLGIVDPKRVAVIGHKYGAGITANLLAHSTLFRAGIMRTDNYDHFLAPFGYQGEDLPSSQAPTPYAYKTMLPFNAVSEVKAPLLILNGDLDIQGNTNSNELERFYKSVKDQGTVAQYATLPVESRGYATREAAAYMFREITSWLDTHMAIASETATPTDPEATAAPTTDQVETVAK from the coding sequence ATGAAACAACGTTTACTCGTGCTTGCTCTGAGCGTACTTAGTGTTGCGAGCTGGGCGCAAGTTTTACCTAACCAAGGCCCTCCCAAGGCCATTGCTTCGCTGGCTGAAGTTACGCCAACGCCTAGGGTGAGTATATCACCGAATGGCGAATGGCGTCTTGTATTGGATGTGCAGGAAGTGGTATTTAGCCCTGACTTGTTGCAGACAGAGCTGCGGCTTGGCGGCTTACGCATCAACCCCCGGACGAACGGTCAGAGCCGGGTGAGTTATGCCACCAATTTGCGCCTCAAGCAACTACCTACTGGCAAAGAACTGCTAGTGCAAGGGCTGCCCGCGAATGCGCGAATTAGCGAAGTCACTTGGTCGCCAGACAATACCAAAATTGCCTTTACCCATACCACCAGCAACCATATCGAGTTGTGGATAGTCGACGTAGAGTCGGCTTCGGCCCGGATGGCGCCCAACATCTTTCTGAACGGTGTGTTCGGGTCATCGTATGAATGGGTATCGGACAGCAAAACGCTGCTGGTGCGCGCTATTGTGGGCGGCCGCGGCGAAGCGCCCGTGGCACCAGCTAAATCAGCCGCGCAACCTACCACACCAGCTAGCACGCAAGGCCAGCAGGGTTGGGTGAAGAATCCCACCGACGAACTGCTGTTCAACTATTATGCACTGTCGCAGGTGGTGAAGTTGAGCATTGATGGGCGCATGCAGCCAATGGGCTCGCCGGGTATCATTCAACAAGCTTCCCCTTCACCCAACGGCCAATTTGTTTTAATCAAAACGCGGCACCGCCCATTTTCCAATATGCTGCCTGTTAGCTTCTTCCCGCTACGGGTGGAAGTACTAAACATGGAAGGGCTGGTAGTAAAGGAGTTGGCAGAGTTACCCATCATCAACACCTTACCAGCTAGCCCAGACGCCGTGCCCGCTGGCCCACGCAACCACAACTGGCGGGAAGACGCTCCGGCTACCTTATACTGGGTGGAAGCGCAGGATGGCGGCAACCCCCAAACGGCTTCCGCTACTCGCGACAAACTCTTGGCCATGCCCGCGCCCTTCGACAGTAAACCGTTGGAAATAGCCGTTTTGCCGCTACGCTTTTCCAACATCTACTGGGGCACCGATAACTTGGCTATCGTGCAAGGTCAGCGCTGGGCCGACCATCACCAAACCACTTGGACGCTGGATTTGGCGACCAAAACCTCTCTCACCGTTCTTTTCGACCGCTCGACGGAGGATACCTACACCGATCCGGGTACCCCGTACGTCAAGCACAATGAGCTGGGTCGCCCGGTGCTAGCGACTAGCCCTAAGGGCGACATTGTGTACTTGTTTGGCAATGGCGCCTCCCCAGAAGGCGACCGTCCGTTTGTGGATGAACTGAATGTGCGCACTAAAAAGAGTGTACGCTGGTGGCGCTGTGAAGGGAATTACTACGAAGTGCCTGTTGCCATCTTGGATCCCAATAAGCATCAGTTGGTTACACGCCGTGAATCCGTAACAGAAACACCAAACTATTTCCTACGGGAAGCGCGCTCCGGCCGTCTTACGCCTATAACCACTTTCGCTAACCCTAACAATGGCTTAAGCAGCATCAAAAAACAGGTTATCCGGTACAAGCTCAAGCTATCTGATAGCGTGGAGTTGACGGCTAATATGTATTTGCCAGCGACCTACAAGAAGGAAGACGGGCCTCTGCCTACTTTGCTGGAAGCCTATCCGGTGCAACAAAAGGTAAAAGGCCAAGTGAAAGGCTCGCCTCATATGTTTTCGCGTTTAAGTTGGGGCTCACCCGTATTCTGGGTAACACAAGGGTACGCAGTGCTTCAGGGAGCGAGCATGCCTATGATGCGCGAAGGAATGCAGGAACCCGATGAAGCGTACACCAAGCAACTTGTGGCCTCAGCCAAAGCAGCTATTGATGAAGGACAGCGGCTCGGCATAGTTGACCCTAAGCGCGTAGCAGTTATCGGGCATAAGTATGGAGCAGGCATCACAGCTAATTTGCTGGCGCACTCTACCTTGTTTCGAGCAGGCATTATGCGCACCGACAACTACGACCATTTTCTGGCGCCATTCGGCTATCAGGGCGAAGACCTGCCTAGCAGCCAGGCTCCGACCCCCTATGCATACAAAACTATGTTGCCTTTCAATGCAGTTAGTGAAGTTAAAGCGCCCTTGTTGATCTTGAATGGCGACCTTGACATCCAAGGAAACACCAACTCCAATGAGTTAGAGCGGTTCTACAAATCGGTGAAAGACCAAGGAACCGTTGCGCAATATGCCACGCTACCAGTTGAGTCGCGGGGCTATGCAACCCGCGAGGCTGCGGCCTATATGTTCCGCGAAATTACGAGCTGGCTAGATACGCATATGGCAATTGCATCGGAAACTGCTACCCCTACCGATCCGGAAGCTACGGCGGCCCCTACCACTGATCAAGTCGAAACGGTAGCTAAGTAA
- a CDS encoding MBL fold metallo-hydrolase — MTKRRVLLGIMALLVLLASGVFLIGCSISAPRYEGPVSAHFDGKQFKNAGGVHAQEGLGPMLKWQLHRNKGDFPEQPNLPYGPKPPARVGRGKLRVTFINHGTFLLQFDSLNVLTDPIWSERTSPFQWIGPKRLRPPGLRFEDLPKIDAVLISHNHYDHLDLNTLRRLAARDQPRIFAGLGVRAFLEEEHIANATDLDWWQQQPLSSTVQVVSVPAQHFSGRGLRDRDATLWTGFVLRTAAGPLYYAGDTGYGPHFKEIGQREGPIRLAILPIGAYQPVWFMQPIHTAPSEAVQAHIDLKSPRSIATHFGTFQLADDGLTEPVTDLRKALRAEQIPDSTFLVLKEGVGWQLR; from the coding sequence ATGACCAAGCGCCGTGTACTTCTAGGGATAATGGCGCTGCTGGTTTTGCTGGCGAGTGGGGTCTTTCTGATTGGCTGCTCCATCTCGGCCCCGCGCTATGAAGGCCCGGTGAGTGCGCATTTCGACGGCAAGCAATTCAAGAATGCGGGTGGCGTTCATGCCCAAGAAGGTCTTGGCCCGATGCTCAAGTGGCAGCTGCACCGCAACAAAGGAGACTTTCCCGAGCAGCCCAATCTACCGTACGGTCCAAAACCGCCCGCTCGGGTAGGGCGTGGTAAGCTCCGCGTGACGTTTATCAACCACGGCACGTTCTTACTTCAATTCGACAGCCTGAACGTGCTGACCGACCCCATTTGGAGCGAGCGAACCAGCCCCTTCCAATGGATTGGGCCCAAACGGCTGCGGCCACCGGGGCTGCGGTTCGAGGACTTACCCAAAATCGACGCCGTCCTCATCAGCCACAACCACTACGACCACCTCGACTTGAATACCTTGCGCCGCCTAGCTGCTCGCGACCAGCCGCGCATTTTTGCTGGCTTAGGCGTGCGCGCTTTCCTGGAAGAAGAACACATTGCGAATGCCACCGACCTAGATTGGTGGCAGCAGCAACCCTTGAGTTCTACGGTGCAGGTAGTTAGCGTCCCGGCACAGCACTTCTCGGGCCGTGGCCTCCGCGACCGGGACGCTACCCTCTGGACAGGCTTTGTGCTCCGCACCGCCGCCGGCCCGCTTTACTATGCCGGCGACACGGGTTACGGGCCGCATTTCAAAGAGATAGGGCAACGCGAGGGTCCAATCCGGTTGGCTATCCTGCCGATTGGGGCTTATCAGCCCGTTTGGTTTATGCAGCCCATTCATACGGCACCCTCAGAGGCCGTGCAAGCGCATATCGACTTGAAATCACCCCGCAGCATTGCCACTCACTTTGGTACTTTTCAACTAGCGGACGATGGCTTGACGGAGCCCGTAACCGACTTGCGAAAGGCTTTGCGCGCTGAGCAGATTCCTGACAGCACTTTTTTGGTGTTAAAAGAAGGTGTGGGATGGCAACTGCGCTAA
- a CDS encoding pirin family protein — translation MPHTIIRAADRGLKDIGWLQSNFSLSFGPYANPVRSGFGLLRVFNDDFVKPGNGFGLHAHANMEIISVMLAGRMNHIDSLGFKEEVSTDWVQIMSAGTGLRHEEHNIGDDEVNFLQIWIEPKLQNVTPRYQRRHFPAEKRRNQLTTVVSNEEGTAHCWINQNAKLSLGYFDAGQTVSYNLNQLNKGVFIFLMEGALTVNGEAVTQRESIGLWETASVSIECTAESKFIVIEAPINH, via the coding sequence ATGCCACACACCATAATCCGCGCTGCTGACCGAGGCTTGAAAGACATAGGCTGGCTGCAAAGCAACTTTTCGCTCAGCTTCGGACCGTATGCCAATCCCGTACGCAGTGGCTTCGGCTTGTTGCGCGTTTTCAACGACGACTTCGTGAAGCCCGGCAACGGCTTTGGCTTGCATGCCCACGCCAACATGGAAATCATTTCGGTGATGCTGGCGGGCCGCATGAACCACATCGATTCGTTGGGCTTCAAAGAAGAAGTTTCCACCGATTGGGTGCAGATTATGAGTGCGGGCACCGGCTTGCGCCACGAGGAACACAACATCGGCGACGACGAAGTGAACTTCCTGCAAATCTGGATCGAGCCGAAGCTGCAAAACGTGACGCCCCGCTACCAGCGCCGCCACTTCCCCGCCGAAAAGCGTCGTAACCAGCTCACCACCGTCGTCAGCAACGAGGAAGGCACGGCGCATTGCTGGATCAACCAGAACGCTAAACTCTCGCTCGGCTACTTCGATGCCGGCCAGACGGTATCGTACAATCTGAATCAACTCAATAAGGGTGTGTTTATCTTTCTGATGGAAGGCGCACTGACTGTAAATGGCGAAGCCGTGACACAACGTGAAAGCATTGGGTTGTGGGAAACGGCCTCGGTAAGCATAGAATGCACCGCTGAAAGTAAGTTCATTGTGATTGAAGCGCCTATAAATCACTAA
- a CDS encoding nitroreductase family protein: MKLATTTYPVLETIRKRWSPRSFASYPVAPETLDQVFEAASWAASAMNEQPWRYIYAHHADQEAFQKLVDCLMPGNQPWAKNAPVLILALAKTQYDNGTPNGAALHDLGMANANLSLEATALGLHTHFMGGFDRTKAKELFELPDTLQPAVVIALGYLGEAELLEEPFLSREKAPRQRKPVSEIAFKGYLK; encoded by the coding sequence ATGAAACTCGCCACCACAACCTATCCCGTTCTAGAAACTATTCGCAAACGGTGGAGCCCCCGCTCCTTTGCCAGCTACCCCGTTGCTCCCGAAACCCTAGACCAAGTATTTGAAGCCGCTTCTTGGGCCGCTAGCGCCATGAACGAGCAGCCTTGGCGCTACATCTACGCCCATCACGCCGACCAGGAAGCTTTCCAGAAACTAGTGGATTGCTTGATGCCTGGTAACCAGCCTTGGGCCAAAAACGCCCCTGTTCTGATTCTGGCCCTAGCCAAAACGCAGTACGACAATGGCACCCCCAACGGCGCCGCCCTCCACGACCTAGGCATGGCCAATGCCAACTTGTCGTTGGAAGCCACTGCCCTCGGCTTGCACACCCACTTCATGGGTGGTTTCGACCGGACTAAAGCCAAGGAGCTGTTCGAGCTGCCCGATACGTTGCAGCCCGCGGTGGTTATCGCGCTGGGTTACCTAGGCGAGGCAGAACTCTTGGAAGAGCCGTTTCTGAGCCGCGAGAAAGCACCACGCCAGCGCAAACCCGTTAGCGAAATTGCTTTTAAAGGGTACTTGAAATAA
- a CDS encoding pirin family protein, translated as MQTLLHTADSRGHASHGWLNSYHTFSFAGYNDPQRLHFGVLRVLNDDTVAGGMGFGTHPHDNMEIISIPLSGTLEHKDSAGNHGIIQSGDVQVMSAGGGIAHSEKNHSKSEEVKFLQIWLFPNKRNVPSRYDQQTFRAEDRHNQFQQILSPNPDDAGVWIHQDAWFHFADFDANFSADYQVKRPGNGVYVFVLEGDATVAGQTLHRRDGFGVWDTESFTIKADSNTRLLLMDVPMSL; from the coding sequence ATGCAAACGCTCCTCCACACCGCCGACTCGCGCGGCCATGCCAGCCACGGTTGGCTTAACTCGTATCACACGTTCAGCTTTGCGGGCTACAACGATCCGCAACGCCTGCACTTCGGCGTTTTGCGTGTCCTTAACGACGACACCGTAGCGGGCGGCATGGGCTTTGGCACCCACCCGCACGACAACATGGAAATCATCAGCATCCCGCTTTCCGGTACCCTGGAACACAAAGACAGCGCCGGCAACCACGGCATTATCCAGAGCGGCGACGTGCAGGTAATGAGTGCAGGAGGAGGCATTGCGCACAGCGAGAAAAATCACAGCAAAAGCGAGGAAGTGAAGTTTTTGCAGATCTGGCTGTTCCCCAACAAGCGCAACGTGCCTTCGCGCTACGACCAGCAAACATTCCGCGCCGAAGACCGCCACAACCAATTCCAGCAAATCCTGTCGCCGAACCCCGACGACGCGGGCGTTTGGATTCATCAGGACGCGTGGTTTCACTTCGCTGATTTCGATGCCAACTTCTCGGCCGATTACCAAGTGAAGCGTCCCGGCAACGGTGTATATGTGTTCGTGCTGGAAGGCGACGCCACGGTGGCCGGCCAAACCTTGCACCGCCGCGACGGGTTCGGCGTATGGGACACCGAATCGTTTACCATCAAAGCCGATAGCAACACGCGGCTGTTGTTGATGGACGTACCCATGAGCTTGTAA